A window of Gadus chalcogrammus isolate NIFS_2021 chromosome 2, NIFS_Gcha_1.0, whole genome shotgun sequence genomic DNA:
acacacacactttttcaatACGTAAATGAACACATCTTCATGTTATAGCCTTAAACCAAAATCAATAAACCTACAGCTAGAATAATAGCTAACAACAAATAGCTTGAGGACTTGTTGACCTTTGGttcaaaaataaacaaggaaaGTAAACAAGGATCCCAGGGGGaaattgtctctctctctcctcaccgcCCGTCCCCCTTTGCCCGCCTTCCTCTTCATGGCCTCATAGAACATGAATTGCACAGCTGGGTTGAAGACCAGGACGAGGGATGGCAGCATGCTGTTCCACAGGGTGGCCACGCCCTCTTCTGATACGATTCGGTAGAAGGCATCTGGGAGgcaagggagggggggtcaaATATAAGATAGAGTGGATATACTTTGTCCATCCCAGATGGGAAACTCATGTGTCATAGCACAAAGTATAATACAGTATTAAGAACAAAAATATTCTTTACCAATATCTACGCATGATAGAGATCATTGACAGCTGTGATAGACTTGGCATTAGGTCTCTGCTACATTATTGAAAATAACACTATAATAATGCTAAGATGGAACCAAGCAATGAAACAATGGGACCAAGCTACCCACCGAAGATTCCTTTGTAGTGTGTCTGGCGGAGGTCCTCGTTTCTGAACTTCGCCCCCTGTAGCTTCAGCCGCGTATTGACCACCCACATGGGTGTGGTCAGGATCACATTAACTGCCCCTGGATGAAGATCATACAGATGTCAGCCATCTAACTGCAAGCCCCTTTCGACTCCCAGCTATCTGCTGTACTCCTACCACCACATGCTCTCCAAAAGACTGAATCAAGGCCCCAAGATGCATCTAAAAATGTACTAATGAGTAGACACTTTGTAAAGTAAATGGACTTGCTCGTAAAGAGTGAAATTTAGATACATGTCTataaggagcaggaagaggattGGGCATTTGTCTCAAAGATGCCTGCAGTTTGGCGGCAGAAATTGGGGTAATATATGCCACTGGTTAGACACTATCGGACTATCTTGAGTCTGATCCCTTCTGGAGGGTCTTCTAACCTGACACAACGCCCATGAGCAGGTCTGTAGCCGGCCTTGGCCTCCCCGGGCCTGCACTGGCCAGCTTCTTCAGAGTGTTGAAGGTGTAGAAGTAGACAAAGTTGGAGCAGCAGAGACTGGAGATGACTGGGAACCATCCCCTGTATAGAGACAGTCTGGAAAACAAGCAGTGGTTATACATGTCGTGTCCCTTGAGCATGACATATGTTGAACGTTTACTTTATAGACTTTTTTCCAATGTGTCTAAACAACTGGAATTACGTTCAATGAGGGTTTTGGTATCCTACTTTTGTTCGACCATATTTTGTCATTCATTTttaaatgtactgtatgtagtgcattataaataatgaaaatgtgaTTCAAATGaatgcttgtgtttttgttcaagtgtgtggtgtgtttattGCAGTGTATTATGTGTAACTGCAATTTCAACTGCAGTAGATTTTTTCAAATAAAGCTAAGGATTTGGACTATGCACTGTAGCACAAAAACTAAAGCCCTGACCCCGAAGGAAAAAATGGTTGCTGAGAGATTATGTGTTATGAAACACTACTCACACGCCTTCCTCCTTTGCTATCTCAGCCAGGATGACTGGGGTTGATTTCGATTTTCGATTTTCATCAACTGAGAACACATTTAAAGTGAAACTTTATATACAACAATCTGAAAGTAGAGCACCATTAAATAAGGTGTTTAATAATACCAACAAGAGATTTTGAATCAATAGACAatcaataggtttagagctcaGCAGGGCTGCTATCTTTTGGTCTCTCCGATAAGACTAGGGTTGCCAACtatcagaaattaaaataagggacgctcaccacgggcccgactcctgtggggcggggcgcccgcagcagtggtatgttttattttgtgctggtgtttttagtaaagggttgatcaagaaaggaattagtcatacttaaagcttgaaatgctttattatcacataacattctcttataaagtgcagtcaattaaatattgaatgaaatctctttgtgtggcgtgtgcagcaatgaacttttaaaatataaactaaataaacggagaacttcatgttactttttaagtgcataactatagggactctctttgaacatttttacaaaaaaaaacagtacaaataaacaacaaaaacacttataaacttatgtaaaaaaagaaagtgcaaaacattactccttccctcaacattactcctcccctcaaaactgttacttctttttacaggtgtacttcttgttactccttgcagcactgagtaactctttgtctttcaaagcgctgttgtaaaactctgaacaggactgctcaaagttgagagtgatcagcagctcacttctcatgagctctgtggagAACCTATTCCTGCAgtcactccatttgttggccattctggagaagatcctttccacacatccagtggatgctgggatgctcaggatgtgtctggtgatagacagcatgtttggcaggtcagctactcgaaagagagccacccacctggcagccacacctttggacttccattcatcttcagcatcttctttgagcttcttcagaatgggttttgctttggagcattcatcataaagttcatccatgttgactttatggatgacgttgagcttggtggtcaccctctcaatgtcagcaaaggtcatggtgccatggtgcagagagagaggttgcagtgagaacaaccagtagtcttccgaaaagttgaaccatttctcaacatatgagagtgctgtgttgaggaatacagtaaaatctgcccttgccatgtcagcatcaagtggacggagacgctgcagcttcaatttagttaagtagccatagaactgttaatctcgtctctgtgtgagcttttgcttgaagttttccatgatggaatataactcaacacaggtggtttcatcactctccagcttctttacaacttcctcaaagagagagaggatattattgcagaaaagaaggtaaacctccacaatgtctccatcttcctcagttGAGTCCTCACTGAAATTTAACAATGCTCGAAGTTGTTTgggacactcctccccccaggctgaTGAAGTACGATTTCAGTGCAATCCAGGTTTGCATTAGCCAGGTGATGGCTGGATCAAGGGAGAGCCACCTGGTTGTGACATGTCGCAGAATTTCCTGGAACGCAACATCACAAAACCTGCAAAACTCTTTGAGTGATTCTCTTCGTTTGGCAGATGTGGAAAAGAAGGCATAGACcttcagcacaacattttccacatctacagtGAGCTGGTCAAGAGCATGCTTCACTGTGTTGTTCACAATATGGGCATGGCAGTTTCCTTGCAGCAGATCTTTTTATTACTTCTTCCAGTTGGTGAAGACAGAGTCTTGAATTCCataattcacatttgtgttgtctgcagtgcactaaatgctgtcacatgatccaacgataagccaaatttgtcaagcgactgctctatgagagctacaatcccagcagcggactcatctgcattttcaatgaaatccagcattttgttggtgaccccgcattctggactgaagtattgaacagcaagggggaacatcttcctgttgcctttatttgatgcatctgtctgaatggaaaatgggaggggtttatctgatgttagggccttgagaacatcagccactgcctttggagcaaggacatctttaaccactgcctctgcctttgttctccctatacatttttttttacaatttttgaaTCCAGGAGAACCTTTTGATTCAGTTTATGTGCACAGTCAACACTGTTGTAGCTGAGGTTGTGTGACTGCGTGGTACACCTGTGTCACCTCAGCTGCGGtaatagagaggaagagtgggatgacatattgttgattaaattgaacatttgtctgct
This region includes:
- the slc25a17l gene encoding peroxisomal membrane protein PMP34: MSNTGPSSILSYETLVHAVAGAVGSVTAMSVFFPLDTARLRLQVDENRKSKSTPVILAEIAKEEGVLSLYRGWFPVISSLCCSNFVYFYTFNTLKKLASAGPGRPRPATDLLMGVVSGAVNVILTTPMWVVNTRLKLQGAKFRNEDLRQTHYKGIFDAFYRIVSEEGVATLWNSMLPSLVLVFNPAVQFMFYEAMKRKAGKGGRAITSAEIFVIGAVAKAVATTGTYPLQTVQAILRFGQYKGDGKGGAFASLRSIVALLMDRIKKHGFLGLYKGLEAKLLQTVLTAALMFVVYEKITTATFKVMRINKAMKH